In Planktothrix serta PCC 8927, a single window of DNA contains:
- a CDS encoding ribbon-helix-helix domain-containing protein gives MTTQIFVKEPVDVGGKVQQARITAYIPHDVKERLEKLADSEDRTLSNLVSIILKRYIENSEGK, from the coding sequence ATGACTACACAAATTTTTGTAAAGGAACCTGTTGATGTGGGTGGCAAAGTTCAACAAGCCAGAATAACCGCTTACATTCCTCACGATGTCAAAGAACGCCTAGAGAAACTGGCAGATTCGGAGGACAGGACGTTGAGCAACCTTGTGTCCATAATCCTGAAACGTTATATAGAGAACTCGGAAGGCAAGTAG
- a CDS encoding Npun_F0813 family protein yields MFILKRTDVEITTVQHPHRDQQIPVLNYQGQTFRLMKMFSAQQAEEARALWRDLTDNKGKACVLLEEPDRYSVWGKVRLDQLLGEGHGGTDTKLPILTQASLLLLQAVYFDIEDLLGARQAGSFEKDLIKIFQKSKFPQADNAEAVKTLLTLNPLDGLKVPPWQENHLSTLLQELYNLGKGYFGNTSFAEGIEEVLEGLPADDRDLFISWLNQSSLGKLWIMN; encoded by the coding sequence ATGTTTATATTAAAACGAACGGATGTTGAAATAACGACGGTTCAACACCCTCATCGAGACCAGCAAATTCCTGTTTTAAATTATCAGGGACAGACATTTCGCCTGATGAAAATGTTTAGCGCCCAACAAGCTGAAGAGGCGAGAGCATTGTGGCGGGATCTCACTGATAACAAGGGAAAAGCTTGTGTCCTATTAGAAGAACCAGATCGATATAGTGTCTGGGGGAAAGTCCGTTTAGATCAACTCTTGGGAGAAGGTCACGGTGGAACAGACACCAAATTACCCATTTTGACTCAAGCCAGCTTACTCCTTTTGCAAGCGGTGTATTTTGATATTGAAGACTTGTTAGGGGCTAGACAAGCAGGTTCTTTTGAAAAAGATTTAATTAAAATTTTTCAGAAGTCCAAGTTTCCCCAAGCGGATAATGCGGAGGCTGTGAAAACACTCCTGACCCTGAATCCCCTTGATGGCCTTAAAGTTCCGCCTTGGCAAGAGAATCACCTCAGCACCTTGCTGCAAGAACTCTATAACTTAGGAAAAGGCTATTTTGGCAATACCAGTTTTGCAGAAGGGATAGAAGAAGTTCTTGAAGGTCTGCCAGCCGATGATCGGGATCTATTTATCAGTTGGTTGAATCAGTCGTCTTTGGGCAAGCTATGGATCATGAATTGA
- a CDS encoding transcriptional regulator, with amino-acid sequence MTSTKLSESEKQEIIRLYQDVPEETTITLAERYGVSSSTVRRVLQSAVPKDVYDILTTQKQRLHRAGKRSSEDMSDLDESQQDVQLEIPELLEIPHESTLILPRKRKRSSDLDSSIFEFDSSNPLELDSIQTSKSNYQPSTPGLEELLAKDLLESRGHVFGDYDDQDDEDDQDDEHDEHDEHDEHDENQDEEDYLEEFGDEEEDEDNGGDRRSLFSNALASAGAALIKILPLTEIALPRTCYLVIDRSSELIAKPLRTFSELGTIPEEEVLEKTLPVFDNHRVASRFSGRNQRVFKVPDGRLLKKAAPYLQAKGITRLLIDGQVYRF; translated from the coding sequence ATGACATCCACGAAACTATCTGAATCGGAAAAGCAGGAAATTATTAGGCTCTATCAAGATGTGCCAGAGGAAACAACGATTACTTTGGCAGAACGCTATGGAGTCAGTAGCTCAACGGTGAGACGAGTCCTGCAAAGTGCTGTTCCTAAAGATGTCTATGACATTCTGACCACTCAAAAACAGCGTCTTCATCGTGCGGGTAAACGTTCCTCAGAGGATATGAGTGATTTAGATGAGTCTCAACAGGATGTTCAGCTAGAGATACCAGAACTCTTGGAGATTCCGCACGAATCTACACTCATACTGCCTCGAAAGCGTAAACGTTCATCTGATCTTGATTCGTCCATTTTTGAATTCGACTCTTCTAATCCCTTAGAACTGGATTCTATACAGACTTCAAAGTCTAATTATCAACCCTCTACTCCTGGCTTAGAGGAACTGTTAGCAAAGGATCTGCTTGAATCCAGGGGTCATGTCTTTGGGGACTATGATGATCAGGATGATGAGGATGATCAGGATGATGAGCATGATGAGCATGATGAGCATGATGAGCATGATGAGAATCAGGATGAAGAGGACTACCTAGAAGAGTTTGGGGACGAGGAGGAGGACGAAGATAATGGCGGAGATCGGCGTAGCCTATTTTCTAATGCTCTAGCTAGTGCAGGTGCAGCCTTAATTAAGATTTTGCCCCTAACTGAAATAGCACTACCCAGAACTTGCTATTTAGTCATTGACCGATCTTCAGAATTAATTGCTAAACCCCTGAGAACGTTTAGTGAGTTAGGAACAATTCCAGAGGAGGAAGTTCTGGAAAAAACCCTTCCTGTATTTGATAATCACCGGGTAGCTAGTCGTTTCTCAGGACGGAACCAACGGGTTTTTAAAGTCCCCGATGGCCGACTGCTGAAAAAAGCTGCCCCCTATCTACAGGCTAAAGGAATCACCAGACTGTTAATTGATGGGCAAGTCTATCGGTTTTGA
- a CDS encoding methyltransferase domain-containing protein, with protein sequence MNSTLYQQIQQFYDSSSGLWEQIWGEHLHHGYYGPNGTLKKERRQAQIDLIEELLNWGLTSNPLILSQILDVGCGIGGSSLYLADKFQAEVTGITLSPVQAKRATERALEAQLQAKTKFLVADALEMPFEANSFDLVWSLESAEHFPNKIKFLQESYRVLKPGGTLLMATWCHRPLDGNAGQLNDAERRHLAEIYRVYALPYVISLPEYEAIATQIGFNNLQTADWSTAVAPFWNTVIDSAFDLRALIGLVFSGWTTIQAALALPLMSRGYETGLIRFGLLQATK encoded by the coding sequence ATGAACTCAACTTTATATCAGCAAATTCAGCAATTCTATGATTCTTCTTCTGGTTTGTGGGAACAGATTTGGGGAGAACATCTGCATCATGGGTATTATGGGCCAAATGGAACCCTAAAAAAAGAACGACGTCAAGCCCAAATTGATTTAATTGAAGAACTTTTAAACTGGGGATTGACCTCAAACCCTTTAATATTATCTCAAATTCTCGATGTGGGCTGTGGTATTGGGGGAAGTAGCTTATATTTAGCCGATAAATTTCAGGCTGAGGTCACAGGCATTACCCTCAGTCCCGTTCAAGCTAAAAGAGCCACAGAACGCGCCCTAGAAGCTCAGTTACAGGCAAAAACGAAGTTTTTAGTAGCTGATGCCTTAGAAATGCCGTTTGAGGCAAATAGTTTTGATTTGGTGTGGTCTTTAGAAAGTGCTGAACATTTCCCGAATAAAATTAAGTTTTTGCAGGAATCCTATCGCGTGTTGAAACCCGGAGGAACTTTACTGATGGCGACTTGGTGTCATCGTCCTTTAGACGGAAATGCCGGACAACTCAACGATGCAGAACGTCGCCATTTAGCCGAAATTTATCGGGTTTATGCCTTACCTTATGTAATTTCCTTACCCGAATATGAAGCGATCGCCACTCAAATAGGGTTTAACAATCTCCAAACAGCCGACTGGTCAACAGCCGTTGCGCCTTTTTGGAATACGGTCATTGATTCCGCCTTCGATCTCCGCGCCCTAATTGGTTTGGTATTCAGTGGTTGGACAACCATTCAAGCCGCCTTAGCCTTACCTCTAATGAGTCGAGGCTATGAAACTGGATTAATTCGTTTTGGTTTATTACAAGCAACAAAATAG
- a CDS encoding TrkH family potassium uptake protein codes for MTVSRTIGLGFLAVITVGTILLMLPFSLSEGTWGNPLTALFTATSAVCVTGLSVVDVGKFYSFWGQFILVLLVQVGGLGYMSVTTFLLLVLGRKFRLKDKLALQQSLDASGIAGAVPLLKSIVATTAIFELTGIFLLLFVFVPDLGWNQGLWFAIFHSISAFNNAGFGLLSDSFIRYVHSPLLNFIITFLIIWGGLGYQVIQELYLWIRNQFYQHPLRRDFSIHFRVVTSTTVFLLILGTVLFFFTEHRNPGTLEPLNFPDQVMAAWFQSVTTRTAGFNTINIGELTVSGLFITIILMFIGASPGGTGGGIKTTTVRILFNSTRSALQGREEVICYKRQIPLPLILKAIGVLFGSFIVICISTILISLSQPEINFDPILFEVVSAFATVGLSTGITATLTPLSKLIIISIMYMGRVGVLLLMSAILGDPKPTSIDYPEENLLVG; via the coding sequence ATGACCGTATCTCGAACGATTGGTTTAGGTTTCCTGGCGGTGATTACCGTTGGGACAATATTGCTGATGTTGCCTTTTTCCTTGAGTGAGGGAACTTGGGGTAATCCTCTAACCGCTTTATTTACAGCCACTTCTGCCGTGTGTGTGACAGGGTTATCCGTTGTAGATGTGGGCAAATTTTACTCGTTTTGGGGCCAGTTTATTTTAGTGTTACTGGTACAGGTGGGAGGATTAGGATACATGAGCGTCACCACCTTTTTACTATTAGTATTAGGTCGAAAGTTTCGCCTCAAGGATAAATTAGCTTTACAACAATCCTTAGATGCTTCGGGAATAGCGGGGGCTGTTCCTTTATTAAAATCTATTGTGGCAACCACCGCTATTTTTGAATTAACAGGTATTTTTCTCTTGTTATTTGTGTTTGTTCCTGATTTGGGATGGAATCAGGGATTATGGTTCGCTATTTTCCATAGTATCAGTGCCTTTAATAATGCAGGATTTGGCTTATTATCTGATAGTTTTATTCGCTATGTTCACTCTCCTTTATTGAATTTTATTATTACGTTTCTAATTATTTGGGGAGGCTTGGGTTATCAAGTGATTCAAGAACTTTATTTATGGATTCGGAATCAATTTTATCAACATCCCCTGCGGCGGGATTTTTCCATTCACTTCCGAGTTGTTACTTCCACAACCGTTTTTCTATTAATCTTAGGAACAGTTTTATTCTTCTTCACTGAACATCGTAATCCCGGAACCTTAGAACCCCTTAATTTTCCTGATCAAGTCATGGCGGCTTGGTTTCAATCGGTAACGACCCGAACCGCAGGATTTAATACGATTAATATTGGGGAATTGACAGTTTCAGGATTATTTATAACCATTATTTTAATGTTTATTGGAGCTAGTCCAGGGGGAACTGGAGGAGGAATTAAAACGACAACGGTTCGGATTTTATTTAATTCTACCCGGTCTGCTTTACAAGGAAGAGAAGAAGTGATTTGTTATAAACGCCAAATTCCACTGCCTTTAATTTTAAAAGCTATTGGAGTTTTATTTGGTTCATTTATAGTCATTTGTATCTCGACAATTCTGATCTCTTTAAGCCAACCTGAAATTAATTTTGACCCCATTTTGTTTGAAGTCGTTTCTGCTTTTGCAACGGTGGGATTATCGACGGGAATTACAGCGACTTTAACCCCCTTGAGTAAACTGATTATTATTAGTATAATGTATATGGGACGGGTTGGGGTATTGTTGTTAATGTCAGCGATTTTAGGTGATCCTAAACCAACCTCTATTGACTATCCTGAAGAAAACCTTTTAGTCGGATAA
- a CDS encoding potassium channel family protein, which translates to MNLSSWNFLRNLRTEKKQFAVIGLGRFGSAVCSTLHKNGYEVLAVDKEEKRVTSALSDQIASHALLLDSTETSALREAGILEFDTVIVAVGSFLAESITTTLNLKEGGVPNVVAKASSETHAKLLNKVGADMVVFPEQEMGQQLARQLTRPRLIEQFELDAEHSIVEMIVPDEFDGKTIAELELRRRYGLNLLAIKNEGDKMEINPLSNRRLYKGTLIVVVGSNQDINRLAG; encoded by the coding sequence ATGAATCTTTCTTCTTGGAATTTTTTACGCAATCTCAGAACCGAAAAAAAACAATTTGCAGTGATTGGATTAGGTCGCTTTGGGAGTGCGGTTTGTTCAACATTGCACAAAAACGGTTATGAAGTTCTCGCGGTTGATAAAGAAGAAAAACGAGTAACTTCGGCATTAAGTGATCAAATTGCCTCCCATGCGTTACTATTAGATTCAACGGAAACTTCTGCACTTCGAGAAGCCGGAATTTTAGAATTTGATACGGTAATTGTGGCTGTGGGGAGTTTTTTGGCTGAAAGTATTACCACCACTTTAAACCTAAAAGAAGGGGGTGTTCCCAATGTTGTTGCAAAAGCTTCATCAGAAACCCATGCTAAATTATTAAATAAAGTTGGTGCTGATATGGTCGTATTTCCCGAACAGGAAATGGGACAACAATTAGCTCGACAATTAACCCGTCCGCGTTTAATTGAACAATTTGAACTAGATGCGGAACATAGTATTGTAGAGATGATTGTTCCTGATGAATTTGATGGCAAAACTATTGCTGAATTAGAACTCCGTCGTCGCTATGGATTAAATCTTTTAGCGATCAAAAATGAAGGGGATAAAATGGAAATAAATCCCCTTTCTAATCGACGACTTTACAAAGGAACTCTAATAGTTGTTGTCGGTTCTAATCAGGATATTAATCGTTTAGCAGGTTAG
- a CDS encoding ABC1 kinase family protein, which produces MNPHQVKSERRYNPEEIARYYRRRPWLAIGRIIMVIWYFTGFLLGLLWDQWQHRGVEHTPERAAHLRHVLTDLGPTYIKVGQALSTRPDLIRKDFLEELTKLQDQLPPFNHDQAMAIIEAELDQDLDIIYSEISPEPIAAASLGQVYRARLRTGEDVAVKVQRPNLLPVLTLDLYLMRWAAGWLSPWLPLNLGHDLTLIVDEFGIKLFEEIDYINEGRNAERFATYFADDPHVKVPSIYWRYTTTCVLTLEWINGFKLTDTDRIKAAGLAQDSLIEIGVTSGLKQLLEFGFFHADPHPGNLFALADGRMAFIDFGMMDQLQQNTKETLVDSVVHLINKDYDQLALDFVKLGFLSPETDIRPIIPALESVLGNVMGTSVKDFNFKTITDSFSELMYEYPFRVPAQFALIIRSLVTQEGIALSLNPDFKIVDVAYPYVARRLLNGETPALRRRLIEVLFKDGKFQWQRLENMIAIARSDRNFDLLPTAQLGLKYLLSDEGDFLRRQIILALTEDDRLHTAEVQRLWSLIQPDLQPSRLFDAAWGAISQFSTDQVAALKL; this is translated from the coding sequence GTGAATCCACACCAAGTTAAATCAGAACGACGCTACAACCCAGAGGAAATTGCCCGGTATTATCGCCGTCGTCCTTGGCTGGCAATTGGCCGAATTATCATGGTAATTTGGTATTTCACCGGGTTTCTTCTGGGGCTATTGTGGGATCAATGGCAACATCGAGGCGTGGAACATACCCCCGAACGCGCAGCCCACCTTCGTCACGTTCTCACGGATTTAGGCCCGACTTATATTAAGGTCGGTCAAGCTCTTTCCACTCGTCCTGATTTAATTCGCAAAGATTTTTTAGAGGAATTAACTAAACTTCAAGATCAATTGCCTCCTTTTAACCATGATCAGGCTATGGCAATTATTGAAGCGGAATTAGATCAAGATTTAGATATTATTTACAGCGAAATTTCTCCTGAGCCAATTGCTGCGGCGAGTTTAGGTCAAGTCTATCGCGCTCGACTCCGAACGGGCGAAGATGTGGCGGTTAAGGTACAACGCCCGAATTTATTACCTGTTTTGACCTTAGATTTATATTTAATGCGCTGGGCTGCGGGATGGTTATCTCCTTGGTTGCCGTTAAATTTAGGTCATGATTTAACCTTAATTGTCGATGAATTTGGGATTAAGTTATTTGAGGAAATTGATTATATCAATGAAGGGCGGAATGCTGAACGCTTTGCCACCTATTTTGCTGATGATCCTCATGTTAAAGTTCCCTCGATTTATTGGCGTTACACCACAACTTGTGTTTTAACTTTAGAGTGGATTAATGGGTTTAAACTTACGGATACTGATCGAATTAAAGCCGCCGGATTAGCTCAAGATTCTTTAATTGAAATTGGTGTCACCAGTGGTTTAAAACAATTGTTAGAATTCGGCTTTTTCCATGCTGATCCTCACCCCGGTAATTTATTTGCTCTGGCTGATGGTCGGATGGCATTTATTGATTTTGGGATGATGGATCAGTTGCAACAAAACACCAAAGAAACTCTAGTGGATTCAGTGGTGCATTTGATTAATAAAGACTATGATCAACTGGCTCTTGATTTTGTTAAATTAGGGTTTTTATCCCCCGAAACTGATATTAGACCGATTATCCCCGCCTTAGAATCGGTTTTAGGAAATGTCATGGGAACCAGTGTTAAGGATTTTAATTTTAAAACGATTACCGATAGTTTTTCGGAATTGATGTATGAATATCCTTTCCGAGTTCCGGCTCAATTTGCCTTGATTATTCGTTCTCTGGTGACGCAAGAAGGCATTGCTTTAAGTTTGAATCCTGATTTTAAAATTGTGGATGTGGCTTATCCTTATGTGGCTCGTCGGTTATTAAATGGGGAAACTCCAGCGCTGCGCCGTCGTTTAATTGAAGTCCTATTTAAAGATGGGAAATTCCAATGGCAACGATTAGAAAATATGATTGCGATCGCCCGTTCAGATCGGAATTTTGATCTATTACCAACGGCACAATTAGGATTAAAATATTTATTGTCTGATGAGGGAGACTTCTTACGACGACAAATTATTTTGGCGTTAACAGAAGATGATCGCCTCCATACCGCAGAAGTTCAACGATTATGGAGTTTAATTCAACCGGATTTACAACCCAGTCGTTTATTCGATGCGGCTTGGGGTGCAATCTCCCAATTTTCAACTGATCAAGTTGCGGCTCTGAAACTTTAA
- a CDS encoding DegT/DnrJ/EryC1/StrS family aminotransferase, translating into MNTVPPLDLSQQYKLIQDEVSQAVQAVLASGRYIGGSIVEAFEQEFGQYIGAKETISCNSGTDALFLALRAFNIGPGDEVITTPFTFIATAEMISAVGATPVFVDINPQTFNLDLEQIPQAITARTKAIIPVHLFGQPVDMTRLMAIAQSYHLAVIEDCAQATGASWQGQKVGSIGHIGCFSFFPTKNLGACGDGGAVTTQDPALAQAMKIIKEHGQASRYSSETVGINSRLDALQAAILRIKLRYLDTWNQQRQTLARRYHQFLYPLSEIITPQEIACGQSVWNQYTIRVQSPSDAVSTLKPRDHLRNYLQEQGIGSMIYYPIPLHRQPVYQSLGYSAEQLPIVEAVCQEVLSLPLFPELSPDQQDQVIYAIKEGYSTV; encoded by the coding sequence GTGAATACAGTCCCTCCCCTTGATCTAAGCCAACAGTACAAACTGATTCAGGATGAAGTAAGCCAAGCTGTGCAAGCGGTCTTGGCTTCGGGTCGTTATATTGGAGGTTCAATCGTCGAAGCCTTTGAACAAGAGTTTGGGCAATATATTGGAGCCAAAGAAACCATTTCCTGTAATTCGGGAACCGATGCTCTCTTTTTGGCATTACGCGCTTTTAATATTGGGCCAGGGGATGAAGTAATTACTACGCCGTTTACCTTTATCGCCACAGCCGAAATGATCAGTGCGGTGGGGGCAACTCCTGTGTTTGTCGATATTAATCCCCAAACCTTTAATCTCGATCTTGAACAAATTCCCCAAGCCATCACCGCCAGAACTAAAGCCATTATTCCGGTGCATTTATTTGGTCAACCTGTGGATATGACCCGGTTAATGGCGATCGCCCAATCCTATCATTTAGCGGTAATTGAAGACTGCGCTCAAGCAACGGGAGCAAGTTGGCAAGGGCAAAAAGTCGGCAGTATTGGACATATTGGTTGTTTTAGCTTCTTCCCGACTAAAAATCTAGGGGCCTGTGGGGACGGTGGTGCAGTGACGACCCAAGATCCCGCCCTCGCCCAGGCCATGAAAATCATCAAAGAACATGGTCAAGCCAGTCGCTATAGTTCCGAAACCGTCGGCATTAATAGCCGTTTGGATGCCTTACAAGCGGCGATTTTACGGATCAAACTCCGTTATCTCGATACTTGGAACCAACAACGGCAAACTCTAGCTCGACGTTATCACCAATTCCTCTATCCTCTGTCGGAAATTATCACACCCCAGGAAATTGCCTGCGGCCAGAGTGTTTGGAACCAATACACGATTCGGGTTCAATCCCCCTCCGATGCTGTATCTACCCTCAAGCCACGAGATCACCTGCGAAACTACTTACAAGAACAGGGGATTGGTTCGATGATTTACTATCCCATTCCCCTGCATCGGCAACCCGTTTATCAAAGTTTAGGATATTCAGCCGAGCAACTCCCGATTGTTGAAGCCGTTTGTCAGGAAGTCTTATCTTTGCCACTATTTCCCGAACTATCTCCAGATCAACAAGATCAGGTAATTTACGCCATTAAGGAGGGTTATTCAACAGTGTAA
- a CDS encoding ABC transporter permease, with protein MTRAIAGGELASPPTLQGMMTVGLITIPGVLSGELLARVNPLDAVAVSGVDSVSVSFC; from the coding sequence ATGACAAGGGCAATTGCTGGTGGCGAGTTGGCATCCCCTCCTACGTTACAGGGAATGATGACGGTGGGGTTAATTACAATACCGGGGGTATTGTCGGGAGAACTGTTAGCGAGGGTTAATCCTTTAGATGCTGTTGCCGTTTCAGGTGTTGATTCTGTTTCTGTTAGTTTTTGCTAA
- a CDS encoding antibiotic biosynthesis monooxygenase, translated as MSEFQDFLRRKVAYVAIGEFKPGKFKEAQTLFEQAVATYKQGFQGAYLLQEPGTDKGIAIIFWEDIGDMDMSDNQTEAYQAIMNEMATLFIKAPTTSFYEVSSAICLEQLAEALLR; from the coding sequence ATGTCTGAATTTCAGGATTTTCTAAGACGAAAAGTCGCCTACGTTGCTATCGGTGAATTCAAACCTGGTAAATTTAAAGAAGCTCAAACATTATTTGAACAAGCCGTAGCCACTTATAAACAAGGCTTTCAAGGGGCTTATTTACTCCAAGAACCCGGAACTGATAAAGGAATTGCCATTATTTTTTGGGAAGATATTGGCGATATGGATATGTCCGATAATCAAACAGAAGCCTATCAAGCCATTATGAATGAAATGGCGACTTTATTTATCAAAGCACCCACGACATCCTTTTATGAAGTCAGCAGTGCTATTTGTTTAGAGCAACTCGCAGAAGCATTACTGCGATAA
- a CDS encoding Uma2 family endonuclease, producing MSIVEEQIQTPTLLNEVQFPPSDLLSQEPPLESELHLRQILLLLNSLEWLWQDRDDFYAIGNLTIYYSQRQKKSEEFRGPDFFVVLGTERKPRNSWVVWEEDGKYPNVIIEMLSKTTADTDRGEKKEIYQDVFRTPDYFWFDPKTLEFAGFHIVEGQYQPISPNENGWLWSQQLDLFLGVLDHKLRFFTAGGELVLTPEEVAFKERQQRETLQQRADKLAAKLRELGIDPEQL from the coding sequence ATGTCTATTGTTGAAGAACAAATCCAAACCCCAACACTTCTCAATGAAGTGCAATTTCCGCCCAGTGATTTATTGAGTCAGGAGCCCCCATTGGAAAGCGAACTCCATCTCCGCCAAATTCTACTTTTACTTAACTCGTTAGAATGGTTATGGCAAGATCGAGATGATTTTTATGCCATTGGCAACTTAACCATTTATTATAGTCAACGTCAAAAAAAATCCGAAGAATTTCGCGGGCCAGATTTTTTTGTAGTTTTGGGAACTGAACGAAAACCCCGTAATAGTTGGGTTGTTTGGGAAGAAGATGGCAAATATCCTAATGTCATCATTGAAATGTTATCCAAAACAACGGCTGATACTGATCGCGGAGAAAAAAAAGAAATCTATCAGGATGTTTTTCGTACTCCTGACTATTTCTGGTTTGATCCAAAGACTTTAGAATTTGCCGGATTTCATATTGTTGAGGGTCAATATCAACCGATTTCACCCAATGAAAACGGCTGGTTATGGAGTCAACAATTAGACCTATTTTTAGGCGTTCTTGATCATAAATTACGATTTTTTACAGCCGGAGGTGAATTAGTTTTAACGCCTGAAGAAGTTGCTTTTAAAGAGCGACAACAACGAGAAACATTACAGCAACGGGCTGATAAGTTAGCGGCTAAACTCCGAGAATTAGGAATTGATCCTGAACAACTTTAA
- a CDS encoding serine hydrolase domain-containing protein, with translation MNIRSKGILFTLFLSVCLLAMSLNLSTKAVANEQTSPSSDVVWTAETSNPNVLGWMKGFPPPPDKIIRFDNGSYFEFPQMRWSVCHFQQLMPTQSVSRKLFGAVPLEKNELPELNQVTFMPWDATKPMTWEQAFSANFTDGIVVLHHGKMVYEKFSGCLTPANRHAAMSLTKSFVGLLGEMLIAENKLQEDRLIKDYIPELANSAFADASVRQVMDMTTGLDYSEDYADPNAEVWQHAAAGNPLPKPKDYTGPRTYFEFLQTVKKKGEHGRSFGYKTINTDVLGWLISRATGQPLTEVLSEKIWSKIGAEMDAFFTVDSIGTPFAGGGLNAGLHDLARFGQMLLNNGMVANQRVVPEAVIANIRQGGDLQAFAQAGYSSLKGWSYRSMWWITHNQHGAFMARGVHGQSLYIDPAADMVIARFASYPVAGNAANDPTTLPAYEAIADYLLKRD, from the coding sequence ATGAATATCCGCTCAAAAGGAATTCTATTCACACTTTTCTTAAGTGTTTGTTTACTCGCCATGAGTTTGAACCTGTCAACAAAGGCCGTCGCTAACGAGCAAACCTCCCCTTCCTCTGATGTTGTCTGGACAGCAGAAACATCTAATCCCAATGTCTTGGGTTGGATGAAAGGTTTCCCACCCCCACCTGATAAAATTATCCGTTTTGATAACGGTAGTTATTTTGAATTTCCGCAAATGCGTTGGAGTGTTTGCCATTTTCAACAATTGATGCCTACTCAGTCGGTAAGCCGTAAATTGTTCGGGGCAGTTCCCTTAGAAAAAAACGAATTACCCGAACTCAATCAAGTTACATTCATGCCTTGGGACGCGACAAAACCGATGACCTGGGAACAGGCATTTTCTGCTAATTTTACCGATGGTATTGTTGTGCTTCATCATGGCAAAATGGTCTATGAAAAATTTTCCGGTTGTCTGACTCCTGCTAACCGTCATGCGGCGATGTCCCTAACAAAATCCTTTGTCGGTTTATTAGGGGAAATGTTGATAGCTGAAAACAAATTACAAGAAGATCGATTGATCAAAGATTATATTCCTGAACTAGCCAACAGTGCCTTTGCAGATGCCAGTGTGCGCCAAGTTATGGATATGACAACTGGCTTGGACTACAGCGAAGATTATGCCGATCCTAACGCAGAGGTTTGGCAACACGCAGCAGCAGGAAATCCTCTGCCAAAACCGAAAGACTATACGGGCCCTAGAACTTATTTTGAATTCCTACAAACCGTTAAGAAAAAAGGAGAACATGGTCGTAGTTTTGGATATAAAACGATTAATACTGATGTTCTCGGTTGGTTAATTAGTCGCGCTACCGGACAACCTCTCACCGAGGTTTTATCTGAAAAAATTTGGAGCAAAATCGGTGCTGAGATGGATGCTTTTTTTACGGTTGATTCGATTGGTACACCCTTTGCAGGTGGCGGTCTAAATGCGGGTTTACATGATTTAGCTCGGTTTGGACAAATGCTGCTTAATAATGGTATGGTTGCTAATCAACGGGTTGTTCCTGAAGCGGTGATTGCTAATATTCGTCAAGGTGGCGATTTACAGGCTTTTGCCCAAGCTGGATACTCCTCACTTAAAGGGTGGAGTTATCGCAGTATGTGGTGGATTACTCATAATCAACATGGGGCGTTTATGGCTAGAGGTGTGCATGGTCAATCGTTGTATATTGACCCCGCAGCCGATATGGTGATTGCTCGTTTTGCTTCTTATCCGGTGGCGGGTAATGCGGCTAATGATCCAACCACTTTACCTGCTTATGAAGCGATCGCAGATTACTTACTGAAGCGAGATTAG
- a CDS encoding DUF167 domain-containing protein, protein MALLKIKVKPNSKQQAFYEEIDGSFTVHLKSPPVEGKANQELIKFLAKHLGVPKSQITIKSGLSSRHKFVEVPDVKP, encoded by the coding sequence TTGGCACTCTTAAAAATCAAAGTCAAACCCAATTCTAAACAGCAAGCTTTCTATGAAGAAATTGATGGAAGTTTTACCGTTCATCTTAAATCTCCTCCAGTGGAAGGAAAAGCCAATCAAGAATTGATTAAATTTTTAGCGAAACACTTAGGAGTCCCCAAATCTCAGATTACGATTAAATCCGGCTTATCCTCCCGCCATAAATTTGTAGAAGTTCCCGATGTTAAGCCCTAG